Proteins from one Chthoniobacterales bacterium genomic window:
- a CDS encoding MotA/TolQ/ExbB proton channel family protein — MSPWPLLFAQQGTGLYYAFVNSTGEGKAVLLALFFASIFSWSVMVTKFRMLRFATRQSARFSALFRRDRQPLRLFETGVRFEGSPLFRIYDAGVSELCFQMLGSTEVDETFHARLADAPKITPAQMRSVTAAMERAVGESALALEGQMNVLTMAVSGAPFIGLLGTVWGVMDAFSGIAAAGNASLSAMAPGVSGALITTVTGLLVAIPAMFGYNFLVTSIRSVVVECDNFAAELASEIEHRYVEHNPATAAARRGVHS; from the coding sequence ATGTCGCCTTGGCCGTTGCTTTTCGCCCAGCAGGGAACCGGGCTCTACTACGCCTTCGTGAATTCCACGGGTGAAGGGAAGGCCGTGCTGCTGGCGCTTTTCTTCGCCTCGATCTTCAGCTGGTCCGTGATGGTCACGAAGTTCCGCATGTTGCGTTTCGCGACGCGGCAATCGGCGCGGTTTTCCGCGTTGTTCCGCCGGGATCGCCAGCCGCTGCGCCTGTTCGAGACCGGCGTGCGGTTCGAGGGCTCGCCGCTTTTCCGAATCTACGACGCGGGCGTATCCGAGCTGTGTTTCCAGATGCTGGGGTCGACGGAGGTCGACGAGACGTTTCACGCCCGCCTGGCGGATGCGCCGAAGATCACGCCCGCGCAGATGCGCTCGGTAACGGCCGCGATGGAGCGGGCGGTCGGCGAAAGCGCGCTGGCGCTCGAGGGGCAGATGAACGTGCTGACGATGGCCGTGAGCGGTGCGCCATTTATCGGCCTGCTCGGAACGGTGTGGGGCGTGATGGATGCCTTTAGCGGCATCGCCGCGGCGGGCAATGCGAGTCTCTCCGCGATGGCGCCGGGCGTGTCCGGCGCATTGATCACGACGGTGACGGGCCTGCTGGTCGCGATCCCGGCCATGTTCGGCTACAATTTCCTCGTGACGAGCATTCGCTCGGTAGTGGTGGAGTGCGACAATTTCGCCGCGGAACTCGCGAGCGAAATCGAACACCGCTACGTCGAGCACAACCCGGCCACCGCCGCCGCGCGTCGCGGAGTCCACAGCTGA
- a CDS encoding biopolymer transporter ExbD produces the protein MRRYSDRSNLTALAELNVTPLLDLAFVLLIIFMITTPLIENSMDLVVPTSATAKTPVNPSEVQIVSIDRNAVIKLNEVEITPEALEQKLAELKRTKPDVAVAVRPHNELPVQKFIAVMDILKKVGITKLGIMARPPESAAGGTPPSP, from the coding sequence ATGCGCCGTTATTCCGATCGCTCCAATCTCACCGCGCTCGCGGAGCTGAACGTCACACCGCTCCTCGATCTCGCCTTCGTGCTGCTGATCATTTTCATGATCACCACTCCGCTCATCGAGAACAGCATGGATCTCGTCGTGCCCACGAGCGCGACCGCGAAGACGCCCGTCAATCCCAGCGAAGTCCAGATCGTCTCGATCGATCGCAATGCGGTGATCAAACTCAACGAAGTCGAGATCACGCCCGAGGCGCTCGAGCAAAAGCTCGCGGAGCTGAAGCGCACGAAGCCGGATGTCGCCGTCGCCGTGCGCCCGCACAATGAACTGCCGGTGCAGAAATTCATCGCGGTGATGGATATCCTCAAAAAGGTCGGCATCACGAAGCTGGGCATCATGGCGCGTCCGCCGGAGTCCGCGGCGGGCGGAACACCGCCTTCCCCATAA